The region AACGGCAAACGCAACGGCAAAGGCTGGCAGCCCTGGCAAGGCTCCTCGGCCAAGCGACCGTTAACCCCGGGCCGGGCAAGCCTCCCGGCCATGACCCTCGATCCCAAGCGGCTCGCCCGGGACGCCAAGCGCGTGCAGGCCACGCGTCTTGCCGGCGGCCTCGGCCGGCAGACCACGGGCGTGACCCGCGCCGTGCGCGACGGCCTGCCGATGATCCGCCAGTTGCGCGAGAGCGGCATCACCTGGGCGGCCATCGCTGCGGCCATGAGCGCCCAGGGTGTCACTCAGGGTGAGGGAAAGCCCCTGACGGCGTCCCGTCTGACCGCCATCGTCGGCCAGGTCGAGGCGCAAATGCGCCGACAGGCCGAGCAGGCTGCAGGTCGCCGCGCACGTCCCGATCTCGCCGACGCGAAGCCGCCGCTCACCGGCGACACCGATGCCCCGGCGCCGGTCGCACCGGTCCCGTCCACGCCGTCACCCATCCCCGACCGCACCGCACACGCCAGCGAAGAGGCGATCCGGCGCGCCAGCCTCGATGCCCTGCACAAGCTCCTGAAGAAGGCCTGACCCGATGCCGCGCATCCTCCTCGTCGCCCAGGACAAGGGCGGCTCCGGCAAGACCGTGCTGGTGCGCGCGCTCGCCGAGTGCCTGCCCGCCGCCCGCCTGATCGAGATCGAGGCCGGCCGTCGCTTGGTCGAACTCGACGACCGCCTCACGTTCTTCCCGGTCCGGGCCGAACGCGGAGAGATCAACCGCACCGGCGGTGCGGCCGCGCGCGCCGAGTTCGACGGTGTGCTCAACGCCATGGCTGCCGCCGAGGGGCCGGTGATCGTCGATGTCGGGGCCAACACCGCCAGCTCGCTCCTGCCGTTGATCCGCGAGGCGAGCGGACGCTACGGCCGCCGCGGCATCACCTTCGCCCTGCTCGTCGTGCTCACCAGCGAACCCGGCGCCCTGGCCAACGCCCCCGTCCTGCTTGACCTCGCTGCGCCGTTCGCGGCCGCCCGCTTTGTGGTCGAGAACCAGGTCGAGGGCCCGGTCGACCCGGCCACCCTGAAGGCTCTGGGCAAGGGCATCACGGTCAGCCGTCTGGAGCGCCTCAGCCTCGACGCGCGCGCCAACGAGCTCCTGCAGAAGGGCGGGTTGCGGTTCATCGGCGAGGACCTCGCCGGGGCCGAGGACAACCTCGCCGCGCAGTTCGGCTTCGCCGAGGCCGGCCGCATCGTCGAGGATCTCACCGCCTTCCGCGCCCGGGCGATGCAGGCCGCCGCCCCGGCGGCGGCATGGCTGGAGGGCTGAGCCCATGGTCCGTCCCCCCGCCACCGTGCAGGATCGGCTGCGCGGCGCCTGGGAGGCCGAGCGCGCAGCCGCGCGCCGGGTCAGGGAGGCGAGCCGGGCGCGGCTGACCGAGTTGCTGCGGCTCGCGCCGCGCGAGCGCCTGACCCATCTCGACGACCCGGCCCTGACCGGTCCCGACCGGGTCAGCCTGCGCCGCTCGATCCAGGCTGCGTTCACCAGACCGCGGCGCCGTTGGTGGCCACAGGGCCGGCTCCTCGCACGCGGTCGCCGCCTCGGTGTCGCACTGCTGCGCGGCGCCCTCCATCCCGCCGTCCTGGTCCTTCTGGTGATCGCGGGAGGCTGGTTCGAGCTAGCCCGCCGGGCGACGCCACAGATCGGACGCACGTTGCGACCACTGGTCACCGACCTCTCGGAACAGCGCGGCTTCGTGACGACCTACACCCTTCCGGTGAATGTCTGGGTCCCCATCGAACGCCTGGACGGCAACCTCGCCTGGATCCGGATATGGGAGCCCAAGCAGGGCTTCGTACGCGGTGCAGTCTGGCGCGCTGGCCTCGACCTGTCGCCCGCGCCCTGATCGGGGCTACCGATCCGCGATCAGGCGTAGGGTCCCCGAAATAGGTCACCCAACGCCTTGCGCCGGAACAGCGTCACCCACCGGCGTCGGCGATGCCCGGGGCGATCGTGGATCATGTGGCACCGCTGACAGAACGCCGCGAGGTTGGCCCCGACGTTGTTGGCCGTGTCGTGGTCGCGGTGGGCTGCCGCCAGGACCACGCGGGTCCGGCGCACACGCCCGAGGATGTCCACGGATCCAGGCGCGAGGCGTAGGCGCCGCCCGTTTCCGTCTCGCCAGGACGCAGCCTCTCCGTCCCACCAGCAGCCATCGCCGAGGTGGACCACCCGCTGCCCATGCGGCCTGCCGCAACACTCGCAACGCCCTCCGGCGCGGTCGAACCGGATCACGCGGGAGAGCTGCGGCCAGTCGATCGGATAGAAGAAGCGGTGCTCGCGCCGGATCGGCATGGTGGGGATCGAGGACAGAACGTCGAAGCGTGACCGTAAGGTGGAACCGGCCGCGCGCCCAGGGGTCCGCTTACGCGGCCGACGCAATGCCAATCACTCGATGATGCGGGCGTCACACCGCGGTCAGAACTTCACTTGAGCGCTGCCAAGTTCGCAGCATCGCGAAGGGTGGCCGAGAACGGACGCTCAGAGCCTACGCCTATGTATGTGCGAGCCCGGAAGCAGACGGGCAGCAAGCGACCCAACCCAGCCGCTCAAGCCGCCATCAGCGCTTCCCGAAAGCGGCCATTCATCAGCCCTCCAATGACTGCGGCACGGAGCGGGAAGCGGACTTTGGCGCTGCGTCCGAGACCGGACTCCACACCACCAGCGACTGATCGGGATTGGGTGCACCTTCAACGAACCAGCGCTGACACCCACTGGTCCGCTTCGAAGATAACCAGCCCTGAAATGAGCACGTTCCGCTCGGGGCGATCCTTGAATTCTTATATTTGAAATACAATTTCAGCTGAGCACGGGTTGCGGATTGATACCAAGGCTACAATCTTGATCACTCGATTTTATTTCTACTTGAATACTCATTCAAAAGCTGGAATTTTCAGGAACGGGATGTTGCTGCATTCCAGTTGCCCTACAGCGGTGTAGCGACCTGCTCCGCCCCTCGTCGGCCGACCACGCCTGCGCACAACTTCCCGCTCGAAGGCTATGAACGCCTCCGCATGCCCATCCAGACCGCAGATTGGACGGATATCCAATTCGCACAGGTAGGCTTCGCCGCTCCTGCGATAGTTCTGGATGCGTCCGAGGAAGCGCCCCTGGCTCCGCAGCGCACGTTGGACCTGACGGGTCCCCTCCCGGCTGGTGCCCGCACCCTGAAGCATCCGGGGCGAGTGGCCCACGAGATCATCCGCACCGTAGCCGCTCATCCGCTGGAACGCGTCGTTCGCATACAGGATGGTCGGTCCGGGCTGGCCGAGATCCGCGCTGGTGACCAAAACACCCACGTCGAGAGGGTCAGCGACGTGCCGGACAAGATCGATCAGGTTCATAGCTCCGCTCCTCGGGTGCCCGAGGGATATTCAGGACTCATTAACTTCTGCTTAAAGGGCGTGACAGGAATTGTGTCACGGATTTTCGTGCTTTCATCGCCGAAATTCAGGAATCCTTAGAAGCCGTTGGCTCATCTATCCGACAATAGAGACCCGGCGATTTCTCGGCATTCGGCCGCGGCTCCAGGCAGAACCAATGTTTGGGGGTGTGAGATGAACTTGATGCGGACGTTCGCGCGGAGCGGCAACACCAGCGAGGTCGCCGCCCTCGCGGCCCTGCGCACCAACGTGATGATCGCCGACGCCGCGATGAACATCACCTACATGAACCCGGCTCTGACGCGGTTCATGCAGGAGGCCGAGGCCGACCTGAAGGCCGAACTGCCCCGCTTCGACGCGGCCAAGCTGGTGGGCAGCAACATCGATATCTTCCACAAGGATCCCTCTCACCAGCGCCGCATGCTCGCAGCCCTGGACAAGCCGCACGAGGCGACCATTCGGGTCGGCAAGCGCGTGTTCGACCTGCTCGTCACGCCGCTCGCGAAGGCGGGGCAACGCATCGGCTTCGTCGTGGAGTGGGCCGACGCCCAAGAGCGGCTGCTCAACCTGGATTACTCGGCCCAGATTGCTGCGATCAGCCGCTCGCAGGCGGTCATCGAGTTCCAGCCCGACGGCACCATCGTCACCGCCAACCGCAACTTCCTCGACCTGATGGGCTACAGCCTCGACGAGGTCCAGGGGCGGCACCACGGCATCTTCGTGGAGCCGGAGACCCGGACCAGTCGCGAATACAACGAATTCTGGGATCGACTGCGCAGGGGTGAGTACCAAGCCGCGCAGTTCAAGCGGCTGGCCCGCGACGGCCGGTCGGTCTGGATCGAGGGCTCGTACAACCCGATCCTCGACCGGCACGGCAAGGTGGCCAAGATCGTCAAGTTCGCGACCGACGTGACTGCCGACGTGAAGCGTCTCACGGAACTGAAGGTCCTCATCGACGAAAACTTCGCCGAGGTCGACCGCGCCGTCGGCCGCTCTAACGAGGAATCCGAGCAGGCGCGGGTCGCGGCCGGCAAGACCTCTGACAGCGTTCAGTCGGTGGCCGCCGCGGCCGAGGAACTGGCGCGCTCGGTCAACGAGATCGCCGCCAGCATGAGCAAGGCGCGCGCGACCAGCGACGAGGCGCAGCAGCAGACCCAGGCGGCCGGCGATCTGACCCAGAGGCTGAGCGACACGGCCACGGCCATGAGCGGGATCGTCGGCCTGATCCAGAACATCGCCAGCCAGATCAACCTGCTGGCGCTCAACGCCACCATCGAATCCGCCCGGGCCGGCGAGGCCGGCCGTGGCTTCGCGGTCGTGGCGCAGGAAGTGAAGAACCTCGCCAATCAGGCGTCCCGCGCCACCGACCAGATCGCCAGTGAGATCGGCAACGTACAGTCCGTCTCCGCGCAGGTCGTCGGCTCCTTGAGCACCATCCTGGCCTTGGTCGAGACGATGCGCGACTACGTAGTTCGCACGGCCGCGGCCGTCGAAGAGCAGAGCGTGGTCACCCAGGACATGTCGGCCAACATGCAGGATGCGGCCGGCGCGGTCGGCGCAATCGCGCAGAACATCGGGGCCATCTCGCAGGCGGTGGGCAGCGTGTCCCAGGCGGTCGAGACCACCAAGGGCGCAGCCCGCGTCCTGGCACGGTGAGAGGACGCTATGGCTCGGATCTACAGACTTCCCGTCATGCTCCAGGGCGAGGCCGGTCGGCGCCTGACCGATGACCTCGTCGCCATTCTGAAAGCGGGCGCGGATCCGGGACCGCGTCGCCATCAGATCGAGGTGTTGCGCACGTCGATCCGCGAGGCGCTACGAGTCCTGCCGAACGCTTTGGCCTCGGCGGCGGGCGCGCTCCCGCCCGAAGATCCGACGCGCTGCAGGGCCGAGCAGGCGGTGCGCCGCTTCATGGACGAGGTCGACGCGCTGGTGGCGATGGTCGAGCCCGAAGTCTCGACCGATCGATCGCCGCGCATCGCTGTTGCGACGCATTGAGCGTCAAGACGCGCGGCTCGGGTCGGGGCAGCGGACAGCAGGCGTCCTCCTACTCGCGGCGAGCGTCATCGTTGCCATCCCCCACTATCGTCGCGCCCTGACTTTACCCGTCCGACGCCATGATCGACGTGGCCAAGATCGCACTGGCCTGGAATGCCTATGACGCGTACCGCCAGATACTTGATGTGTAGTCGCACTACGTTCAGCAGATCGTAGCTGCTCGGATGCCGTTCTGATGGGCCGTGAGCGAGCGCAGCGGCCACGTCCGCATTGATGCGCGGCTGTCCCAGACCGGACCGGCGGAAAACCACCCTTCTCGGTCGTAGGTCCTTGCCTCACCACACGGCCTGCAAGTGGGGATCCCGGCTTCCGGAAGGGAGCTCTGCCGCGCTACCCCCGCCGGAAATGGGGCGCGCGGACAGGGATTACGCGTCATCGCGCACCCGTCCGCTTCGCCCTGAGGCGGTCGCCCGCACCGGTTTCACGAAGTCGAGCAGCCCGGTGCAGCGTGCGTCTTCGTGGGCGAGCGTCTTCTTGAGCTTGAGCGGGTCGGTGGTATGCGCTCGGCTGTTGAGGAACACCAGCGTATGCCGCTGGGTCAGCGCAGCCAGATCCGAAGCCGGCACCAAGGCGTCCGCCACCGCGGTCGAGCTCCGGCTCACCTTGCCCGTAGCGGGATCGACCGTCTCGGTCGTCTGCACTCCGGTGAACGTCCCGAGCGCCTTCGACCAGCGCTCCCGCTCCTCACCCTGCGCAGAGGACAGATTGAACAGCATGATCACCTCGGCGGTGTCGCGCAGGATGGTAGCCCCGGCCTCACCGTAAGCTTCGACCAGCTGGGCCTCCGACTGCCAGAAGGTCCACAGCGATACGCCGTAGCCCGGCAGCTCGCCCGCCCCACGCAGGATCGCGTCGAAGCGGCCGAGTACGAAGGCCTCATCGACGATCACCAGCACCCGCTCGGCCACCGGCGTGCGCCGCACCGTGCTGAACAGGCTCGCCAGCAGCCAACGCACGTAGGGGGCGATCTCCGTGCGTCGGTCGTCAGCCGGCAGGACGATGAACAGGTCGGTGTCGCCCGCACACACCGCGTCAAGCGCAAAGGTATGGTCGGTCACAACCCGCTGCATGCGCGCGTCGAGCAGCCAGCCGAACGCCTGGGCTGCGGTCGAGAGGATATTGGAGCGGGTTTTCTCGTCCTTGGAGCGGAGGATGCCGCGTGCATCCTTAGCGACCTGATCCGTACGCCCCTTCAGTGCGGCCAGCAGCCCCTCGCCACCCTCGCTCACCAGAGTTGCGGCGTCGGCCACCCCGTGTCCGGCCCGGATCACGGCCTGCAGCGCGGCTACGATCAGGATGACGGCGCGGTCGCGGAAGAACGTCCCCGCTTCGCTGGTCCGATCCACCTCCGGGAGTAGCGCGCGGGCCATGCTCTGGAGCTCGAGCACATCCTCGGGATCAAGCCCGAGCAACGGATCCCATCGGTCGGAGCCGCCTGACAGACCGAGTGGGTCGAGGACGCGCACAGTCTGGCCAATGGCTTCGCGCCGCCGCCGTGCGGCACGCACGGCGTCACCCTTGGGATCGATGACGACGACCGGGCCGCCCCAGGCTTCGGGTTCCAGGAGGGCGAGGTTGGGCAGGATCAAGCCGCCGGTCTTACCGGTCCGCGGAGGCGCGATGGTGATCAGGTTGCCTTCGATGGGTATCCTGACGGCGCGGCCGGTGTCTGGGTCGAGCCCGAGTTCGAGGCCCCGGCGCATCCGCGCGAGATCTCGCCGTCCGGCGAAGCGCGCATCGCCGTAGCGCTTCAGTCGGTGGCGCAGCGGCACCAGCCGGCCGCCCATGATGAGAGGGACCATCAGGACGATCCCTGCCCCCCAGATCGCCAAGAAGGCAGGGACGCCACCGCCGCTCAGGCTGTTCGTCCGACCGTGCAGCATGTTCCAGTAGGTCGACGCCATGTGCTGGAATAAGCCAAGCCAGCCCGCCCAGCCGGGCCCGGCCGCAGCGAACCAGTCGAAGGGCGTGCCCGGGATGCTAGGCCAAGCGCGCGGGTCGAAGCCGTGGGTGGCGAGGTACGCGGCGGGATAGCCGATAAGGAAGGTCACCAGCGCCAGCAGCAGGACGAAACCGACGCGGAGGGGTAGATCGGGGCGATGCATGTAGGCGCCGTAGCCCGAACCCTCTGAGAAATGCCCCTCTCGATTCTGATCAACTTGAGCGATGCGACCGCGACACGGGCGGTGTCGCGAACGCCTCGGAGCCCTGGCGGGGGAAGGACGGCTCTTGAAGCAGGCTCGAGCCGAGCTGCCGCCGATCAACTCACACACGCGCTGTGGACCTGCAGCCGCTCGACCTCGGCGCGTCACGCGTCGCGTTCAGCCTCGATTCGCGCATGCAGGCGACCTGCGTCGATGGCCGTCTCCATCAGCATGCCCTGAGCGGCGGCGAGTTGCTGGTGCAGCTCGGCATTCTCGGCCGCGAGAGCGAGGAGGAGTGCGGCCACGTCGTCGCCCATCCACGCTCCTGCACCCAAAATCTGAGCGGGCGCGTCTAGGCGCGTTGAGCCGCGGCTTCAACAGCGTTCGTCAGACCGGCCGGCGCTAGACGGTCAGCGCATGGCTCTGGCCGTCTCACCACCCACTCGGATTCTCGGAGGTGTCGCTTGGTCGAGGTCGCCCGCTGCCCTCCGGCAGCTTCTTAAGGGTTCCGTTTCCCCTGATTCTGACAGGATTAGAACTTCAGTAGGCGTGCTGGTTACGCTTTTGACCCCTCCCCCTTGCTGAGGAGAGGCTGCGCCTTGTCCCTTCCAAGCCGGGATTAGATCACTGCGCCGCGCCAGCCGGAGCCAAGCCAGCCACTCGGCCGAGACGATGCGGACGATGTTGGTGTCGTTTCGGAAGCCGGTGATCGCCCGCTCTTCGACGGTGAGCAGCCCGAGCTGGCGCGCCTCGCGGATGGCGTTCTTCACCGTTGAGCGACACACGCCCGCAACTGCGGCTAGGTTCTCGATCGACAGCCGGCAGTCCTTTCGCCTGGTGGTCTCTGCCGCTACAAGGGCGAGAACCGCCTGCTCGGCCAACGTGAACCGGGCCGCGAGCCCTGGCGGAAGCCGCCCAGAGGCGGCCCAGCGGCGACGGCGCTCCAGCGATGTGTCCGTGCGTGGGCGTGAGCCGACAGCCCTCCTGGGTGCTACTGCCCGACTCTGCGTCGGTGGACGATTGCTCTGATTAAAGACAGCCGGCTCTACCGGGGAGAACCGCCGGGCCGCCGGCGCATCCGTGCGTGCCTCAATCAGCCCGGACAACGCCTCGGCTTCGGCCTCGGTGACCGTCCCCTCCCCGTAGGCGCGCCAGAGTAGTGCCGTCACTTGCGGCAGGGTGATTCGGCTGGCCGCCTCGATGGCGCGGCGGATCTCGTCTGCAAACATCCCTTCTCGGCCCTCGTCGGGCCACGACAGGTCGTTCCGGGCCGCCGGTTAGGGCGTCCGGTCCACAGGCAAAGCCTCACCGTCGCGAAAGATGGCGCTTTCGCTTGACGCCCGGGGGCATCTCATGGCTTGTGAGGAGTGTGTCCGGCCTCACAGGCCTATCGGTTTTGACGGCCCTCCAGTTTGGCGACTGGGGGGCCGTTGGCTTTTCAGGGGTCGACTTGCGGCGGCGTGGTCTCCTGATGCCGGTTCACGACTCGCGTACACGAGCAGCGCCGGATACGGCATGTCGGCCGGAGCGAACCGTTAAGTCAACGTTGCCACCTCAGCGAAGGAACGAGGGCGGCTAAGGAAGGAATGGCCGAAGGAACGGTCGTTCCGGTGATCCGCAGGGAGGTTCGTCTTGGTTACGAATCACCCACGTCCTACACAGCTGCCAAAAGGGGACTTCAACGCTCGCGCGGGCAGGATCCGCACGCTCTAGGCTATCCTCCGAGAGGGCCGCGCTGCGGACACCGATCGCATGCCTCAGACAGCTCGGCTTCGCAGATCGCCGTCATTTCGAAGAGTGCTCGCTGTGAAATTAAGCCGAGGCCTTCCGTGCGCAGCTGCGTACGTACGTGCTTACGTAATGAGGCAGCCACGCGCTTACTAAGCGCGTCGTAGCTTCAGCCGCCCTCCCTCTCGAGGTAAACGATCAGCGCGGCCTCAATGATTTCCTGATGGCTGGCGTTCCGGTCGAACGCGAACCGTCGGAGACGCTGATACCGTGGCTCCGACAGCCGGAGAGTGAGAGACTTGGTCCGGGGCTCCGCATCAGACGCGGGACGAACGGGCGCCGTAAGCTCTGTGGCAGGAGCGGGAGGAGCAGGAGGAGGAGCCAAAGGAGCGCCGGCCGGTGCGCCCGCCCCCTCTCCTCGTTGCGGCACGTCTGACGGCCGAGGCGCGCCCTTCGTCTGGATCAGCCCATCTAGCGAAAGAGGTTGCTTGATTGCCATTCTTAGTGCCTCGCCATCGCCTTACTTGCGCCCTTACGCAGCTGCGTCAGTACGTACTCAAGCACCTCCTTAACCTCGCGCGCTGCCGTTGTCTCGGGCTCGAACTCGGTGACTGCCCGCCCTGATATGGCTGCCGTCGGGAAGTCGGTCCGGTCATGGATGATTGTTGGCGCGAGCTTGCCATGCTTCGCCAGCGCCATCACGGCTTGCATTTGCAACCGGGTCCGGGGCTTCGCCTGCGTCAACACAAAGACGAACGGACAGCCGGCATCCTCAATCAGGGCGAGCGTGTCACCCACGGCGTCTAGATCATCAGGGGATGGACGCACGGGCACGATAGCGAGGCTGGCGTGACTAAGGAGCGAGCGTAATTCCGGCCGCACTGATGGTGGTGTGTCAACGAACAGGAACTCAATACCCGCCGCAGCCAGACGTTCGGCACCAGCCTCGAAATCCGCGACCTCAATTCTCACGAGTGCTGGCTGCTGATCCTCACGACGGTTCCACCAGCTCGTAAGCGAGCCCTGCGGATCCGTATCGAGCAGAGCGGTCGAGTGCCCCGCCTGATGCGTCGCCACTGCCAGGCTGCGCATAAGGGAGGTTTTCCCTGCCCCGCCCTTCTGGCTCGCAACCACCACCACGTGCATCAGTGCCTCATTGCGTCCGTACTTAATGACGTAACGACGTGGATACGTCCGTCAGCAGCTCTCCGTATAAACGTTAAGCTGCGCAGTTAAAAGGGGGCAGTCGCGTCGCCACACCTGCGCCAGCCATCGCATCGTTGGGATGTGTGTGAGCAGGGAGATGCAATGAGGATGCTCAGCGAGCGACGACCACGGTTGACAACTCCAAATTATGGACAAAAGTTACGACGTCGAACCTTTCGGATGCATCGTCGACGCAAGTCGATAACAAGTCGAGTACGAACAAGTGGTCAGATTACTTCACAGAACATCGTTAGATTGTGCAGTGAGAATTATGGAGGAAGGATTTTATCCTCGTCGAAACAGCCTGGCAATTGAAAGAGGCGCAAATTTCCATCCCTTAGAAGCCGTGAATGAAGCGAATGAGACATGTTCTGGATGCGATCTAACATTCAGATGGGAAGGCCCTGTGTCAGACACCCCCGGGGATGCTTTAGATCCAAATGTACTTTATAGATATGGGTCATGGAGATACTTTATTAGAGATTGTATCAGTGAGGATCTTATAATGGAAGGGTTTGCAATAAATGATGACGAATATAAAAAATACGATCCAACGATACTTGAGAGGATTAGGTTCGGATTCACAAGTAAAAACGCCTGCAATGCATTTTTCTCTAAATATATCGGTCGATCATTTTCAGTGAATTCGTCAGACAAATAATATAATTTACGCCTCAATGGCTTAGATTGGCTCGGAACGGTACACCTCGTCCGGTGCGTCGTGAGACAAAGTTAACCTTACCTATTCGCATAAGGGAGGCGTTATGGGACAGGCCGCCTATGGGTTCGGAGGCGGGCGGTTCGCGGATCTAAGCGGCAGCACGCTTGACACCCTAAACGGCCTCGTTGATTCCTCGGAGGTCTACAGGTGCAGCACAGTACGCCGCCGGAAGGCTACAAAGACCGCCTCGTTCCCGTAACTGAGTACGCAGAAGCAGAGCTTCTTCGGCTTGTCCGCGCATCCGTCCTGGTTTGACATTAGCACCACTTCTGCACTGTAGTGGCGCTGCCGTGGGGAACCTGTCCTATAGCATATCCCTCCGCGCGCCATCAGTTGTTACGCTACGCATCGGGACCTAATTTCTAGCGCTTAATGGATATTGCTAAAAGACTATGCTCTATAATATCAATTGTGACTGGAAAATATTCTTCAAAATCATTATTATTTTCTGGCGGAACAATAGAATAGTTAGGCGCGCCGTACCGGACTAGAGAAAAATCTCCGTAGGCAGTCTTCTTAAAATAACTTGTTTCAGGACCATCGTGCAGTAGCTTGCTAAATAGTCCACCCCAGGAAAAACGTACGCCTTGTGCTATTGCGCTGACGCTAACACTCGTGGCGTCCCAATGACACACGCCAAGATTGAAAT is a window of Methylobacterium radiotolerans JCM 2831 DNA encoding:
- a CDS encoding type IV secretory system conjugative DNA transfer family protein, whose product is MHRPDLPLRVGFVLLLALVTFLIGYPAAYLATHGFDPRAWPSIPGTPFDWFAAAGPGWAGWLGLFQHMASTYWNMLHGRTNSLSGGGVPAFLAIWGAGIVLMVPLIMGGRLVPLRHRLKRYGDARFAGRRDLARMRRGLELGLDPDTGRAVRIPIEGNLITIAPPRTGKTGGLILPNLALLEPEAWGGPVVVIDPKGDAVRAARRRREAIGQTVRVLDPLGLSGGSDRWDPLLGLDPEDVLELQSMARALLPEVDRTSEAGTFFRDRAVILIVAALQAVIRAGHGVADAATLVSEGGEGLLAALKGRTDQVAKDARGILRSKDEKTRSNILSTAAQAFGWLLDARMQRVVTDHTFALDAVCAGDTDLFIVLPADDRRTEIAPYVRWLLASLFSTVRRTPVAERVLVIVDEAFVLGRFDAILRGAGELPGYGVSLWTFWQSEAQLVEAYGEAGATILRDTAEVIMLFNLSSAQGEERERWSKALGTFTGVQTTETVDPATGKVSRSSTAVADALVPASDLAALTQRHTLVFLNSRAHTTDPLKLKKTLAHEDARCTGLLDFVKPVRATASGRSGRVRDDA
- a CDS encoding PAS domain-containing methyl-accepting chemotaxis protein codes for the protein MRTFARSGNTSEVAALAALRTNVMIADAAMNITYMNPALTRFMQEAEADLKAELPRFDAAKLVGSNIDIFHKDPSHQRRMLAALDKPHEATIRVGKRVFDLLVTPLAKAGQRIGFVVEWADAQERLLNLDYSAQIAAISRSQAVIEFQPDGTIVTANRNFLDLMGYSLDEVQGRHHGIFVEPETRTSREYNEFWDRLRRGEYQAAQFKRLARDGRSVWIEGSYNPILDRHGKVAKIVKFATDVTADVKRLTELKVLIDENFAEVDRAVGRSNEESEQARVAAGKTSDSVQSVAAAAEELARSVNEIAASMSKARATSDEAQQQTQAAGDLTQRLSDTATAMSGIVGLIQNIASQINLLALNATIESARAGEAGRGFAVVAQEVKNLANQASRATDQIASEIGNVQSVSAQVVGSLSTILALVETMRDYVVRTAAAVEEQSVVTQDMSANMQDAAGAVGAIAQNIGAISQAVGSVSQAVETTKGAARVLAR
- a CDS encoding ParA family protein, giving the protein MHVVVVASQKGGAGKTSLMRSLAVATHQAGHSTALLDTDPQGSLTSWWNRREDQQPALVRIEVADFEAGAERLAAAGIEFLFVDTPPSVRPELRSLLSHASLAIVPVRPSPDDLDAVGDTLALIEDAGCPFVFVLTQAKPRTRLQMQAVMALAKHGKLAPTIIHDRTDFPTAAISGRAVTEFEPETTAAREVKEVLEYVLTQLRKGASKAMARH
- a CDS encoding PAS domain-containing protein, with translation MNLIDLVRHVADPLDVGVLVTSADLGQPGPTILYANDAFQRMSGYGADDLVGHSPRMLQGAGTSREGTRQVQRALRSQGRFLGRIQNYRRSGEAYLCELDIRPICGLDGHAEAFIAFEREVVRRRGRPTRGGAGRYTAVGQLECSNIPFLKIPAFE